In the genome of Calothrix sp. PCC 6303, the window TCCTTGGTAGTTTGCAATTACTATTTTGGATGTTCTTTCGCCCCACCGCATGGCGCAATCACCTCAAGCGCATAGATCCAATTCTTGACAGTAATACCTCACTGATTGGAATACTGCGAAGTAATCGCAACATACTCAAAAAAGCTGCACTTTGGAAATTTCTATTCCAAGGTTTTGTGCTTTTACCTGTTTTGCTGACAATAGTTACACGACTAGCAGTTACTCTTATCCTAATTGCATTTGGTATGTCGCCAGAGCTAGTAATTGATTTTGTGACGGTCTGCGTAGCGGTCGGCGTGGCTTACGGCATGGTGGTCGGCGTGGTGGGAGGCGTAGCGGAAGGCGTGGTCGGCGTGGCTTACGGCATGGTGGGAGGCGTGGCAGTCGGCGTGGCTTACGGCGTGGTGGGAGGCGTGGCTTTCGGCGTGGTGGTCGGCGTGGCTTACGGCATGGCGGTCGGCGTGGTGATTGGCGTGGTGATTGGCGTGGTGGTCGGCGTGGCTTTTGGCATGGCGGAAGGCGGGGCTTTTGGCGTGGCTTACGGCATGGCGGAAGGCGTGGCGGTCGGCATGGCGGTCGGCGTGGGATTAACTATTCATTCGTGGCGACCATTTATATTTCACCCATTGCTAATAACCTGGAATTTCTGGCTATACCGCCTCCAGCAAGGACTTACTTACAAAAAACCCAGTTTACTAAGCTTATATCCAGCATTTTGGGATGAATGGTCGTATATCCCATTTCCAGAACTAGATAAGCATTTATTGCTGGTTATCAACCGTAATCCAGAGGAAGGAAAAGCCGCAATTAAATATCTGGCGGTAACTCGCCAACGCTGGGCTGTACAAGCGGTGCAAATTGAACTTGATGCACAAATGTTGGAAGGTTGTCAAAATGTGAATAATATTGCCGAAGTTGCGCCAAGATTAGAAATTGAAGCATCAGAAAGCCCAGTTAATAGTATTTTACGTATTTTCAAACGTATCAGCAAAGACATCCAAAGCGGATTAAAGCAAAATAGCAATTACAACCAGCGTCTAGTTCTCAAATCTGTCACAGATCGCTTGGAAGCACAAATTCCCGAACTGACTCGCAGTGATAATAAATATGCTCCCCGTTTTTATCCCATTGCCCAAAGTTGGCGGGAAATTATCAGTAAATACATAACAGAACTAGCCCAACAAACTGAACTTCGCCAAGAAATCGACTCACCCTACATTCTCGCTGTTCCCCTTACCCAAGAGCAAGAAATTTTCGCCGGACGCGATGACATCGGAACCCGCATCGAACAATTAATTTTAGATCGTCGTCGCCCTCCCTTACTCCTTTACGGACAGCGCCGTATGGGCAAAACTTCCCTCCTCAACAACCTGGGAAAGCTTTTACCCAGTTCCATTATTCCCCTATTTGTTGACTTACAAGGCGCACCCTCATCAGCCAGCGACTACACAGGTTTTCTTTACAACCTCGCCAGAGGAATGATCACCTCAGCCAAAAAAAAAGCTGTCAATCTACCACCTCTCACCCGCGAAACCCTCAGAGATGATCCCTTCACGCAGTTTGATGAATGGCTAGATGAGGTAGAAACTGCATTAGCAGAAAATACCGCTTTGCTAATGCTGGATGAATTCGAGGTACTCGACAGTGCAATTTCCAGAGGACGCTTCGATGAACAAGATGTTTTGGGAATGCTGCGTCACCTAATTCAACATCGCCCCAAGTTCAAGCTGATGCTGGCAGGTTCCCACACAATCGAAGAATATCAACGCTGGGCAAGTTACCTGATTAACGTTCAAGTTGTTCATATTTCCTACCTGAAGGAAAACGAAGCACGGCAATTAATCGAGCGTCCAGTTAAAGATTTTACCCTACGCTACGAACCAAACGCAGTAGAAAGAGTATTACAAATTACTCGCTGTCACCCCTTCTTAGTCCAACTAATTTGTGCCGAAATCGTAGCTTATAAAAACGAACAAGACCCCTCTGTAAGAAGATTAGCAACTTTATCAGATGTGGAAGCCGCAATTCCCGAAGCCTTGGGTACGGGTGCTTTCTTTTTTGCTGATATCCAAAATAACCAAATAGATACAATCCAAAGAGAGATTTTAAAGTTAATTGCCACACAGGGAGAGGGGGCAATCGTTAGTCAACAAACAATAGAACAACATTTTCCTCAAGTATGGCAAAGTACTGTGAGATTACTTATGCAACGGGAATTAATTGAGGAAGCTAGCGGAGGTTATCGTTTCCAAGTCGAGTTGATTCGGCGTTGGTTTCGAGTAAAAACATAAGTCAACAGCCTACTTACAGCACGGCATAAATGAACCAACCATTTAAAATAAGCGGAAAGCATGTTTTATTGGCTTTATTCCTTCTGCCTTCATGTACTAGCTCAGGAAATGTCATACCAAAGGCAAATGCCTAATCATCATCCTGGAACTACTACGATAGAAGGCAAGTTGTTTAAAACTAATAAAAATTTGTAATCTCCCAAATATATAGTCTATTATATAACGATTATCATTATTTGTTAATTATTAAAATTCTATGGGTGTGTCAAAAATTATAGTTGTTGCAGGAACAGTAGGTTCTGGTAAAACTAATTGGATTTATCAGCAATTATCCACCAACTACGATAGATACAACTCATCTAATCAGAAGATACTGTATTTTAGTCCAGGAACAGGAACTGTCCCCATCGATCAAAAACGTTTAGAGTCGGACTTTCCTACAATCAAAGTTTTTCAGGACGGGCAAGAAAGTGATTTTGTCAAGCAATTAGAATCAGCAGACTTTGTTTATATCGAGTTAGGATTTTACTTAGAACTAAACGCTACAGCCCAATTACTAGCAAACTTTCCACACCAAAAAGTAGCAGTTTTACCCCCCAATCTCCAGGATTCTGAGTGGCATTCTTGGGCAGATGAAATCGTGAAGGGGATGAAAATTGATACTTACCAAACTCAAGCTCAAATCTGGCGCGTGCCAACCATTGGACAAGTAATTGATGAGGATAGCTTACAGGAATTTTGGTATGAAATTACTCATCATGCCTATGGAGAAGTGATCCGTGCCAAAGGAATTTTTGATGTCAATGATGGTCGTTCAATCTATGCTGATTATGTTATGGGTATCCCATCAGCGAGTTTTCTCGAATTAGATTTTCCCCGTTATTTAGAAGGAAGACCAAAACGGTTTAGTGGTTTAGAAGTTGTCGGAACATCTTTGAATCAAGCAGCTTTGGCACAAACTTTATCAGATTGCTGTTTGCCGGATGCCATGATTTTACAATATCAACAACAAGTTAAACAGATTTTAGCCGAAGGGATGACACAATGAAAATAGCTGTAATGTCTTGTATTCATAGTAATTATGAAGCTTTGGACGCAGTGTTATTAGATATCGACCAGCAAAAAGCCGAAAAAATCTATTGCTTGGGTGATTTGGTGGGATATGGTCCCTACCCAAATGCAGTAGTTGCTCAAATTCGCTCTTTGGACATTCCCAGCGTCGCAGGTTGCTGGGATGAGGATATTGTTGAAGGTTTAAATTCTTGTGAATGTGGGTTTCCTTCTCTTTTGGCAGAAAAAAGAGGAAAACTCGCCCACGAATGGACAGATAAGGAGATTTATCCCGAAAATCGGGAATTTTTAACCCAGTTGCCTGACATTTTCCAAGAGGGAAATTTAGCTTTTGTCCATGGTAGTCCCCACAGTAATCACGAATATTTATTACCAGAATTAGACGCTTTTGTGGCGTTGGAGCGGGTACTTTCCACAGGTGCAGATGTGCTTTTTTGTGGGCATACTCACGTACCATATGTACGAAATTTAACTGATGGTAATTTGAAAGTGCGGGTAAAAGGTGTTTTGGGAAGCGACGATCAGAGTTTTAATGCACCTTTGAAGCGGATTATTAATGTGGGTTCGGTGGGTGAACCAAGACATGGACGACCAAACGCGACTTATGTGATTTATGATACTGAGACCCAAGTGGTAGATTTGCGGGAAGTTCCCTATAACTATCAAAAGACTTGTGCTGCAATCATTGAGAAGGGTTTGCCGGAGATTTTTGCTTGGCGTTTAGCCCGTGGTTTGGAGTTTGCTGAACGTGCTGATGATCCAACTCATGTTTGTACGAGGTAAGCAGGAAGGGGAATATTTTAACGCAAAGGACGCATTAGGAGCTTTTGCGGCTTCCCGCAGGGTAGGGAATCGCAGAGAAACGCAGAGAGAATTTTATGAGAGTCAAGAGGGAGGAGATTAGAGTATGAAGTGGGCGATTCTAAGCGGGGTTGAGGGTAATTTGGCGGCTTATGAGTCGGTTGTTGCTGATGTTAAGCGGCATCGTGATGTTGAGGCTATTTATATTATTGGTGATTTGGTGGGGGCTACTCCCGAATGTCAGCAGTTGGTGGAGAGGGTGCGTAAACCCCGTGGGGGAGAGTTGGAACCTCTAGTTTGTAAGGGGTGGTGGGAGGAACAGTGTTTAATTTTACATGGTGTCACTGGCGGGGGTGAACCAACGGAGTTGATTGAAAAGTATGGGTTGGAGACAGTAAAGTTATTGTGGGATTATGTGCCGCGTGAGACGGTACGCTGGTTGAGTATGATGGATTTTGGCTTTTTTGAGTTGGATTGTTTGTTGATTCATGGTTCTACCGTTTCTGTAAGTGATGAACTAACTCCACAAACTCCACCGATTCAGATGTTAGATAGGTTGATGCGGATGCAGGCAAATAATTTGTTTTGTGGTCGTTCTGGTTTAAGTTTTTTGTATGAGTTGCAGGGTGGTTCTATTACTTCTGGTTTGACGACTCTTGATGAAAATCTATCTGGGGAGGTAGTGAGTGTTTCTCCTCGTCAAGTTGTGGGAGTGGGAAGTGTGGGAAGGATACCTGGAGAGGCAAGTTATGTACTTTACAATCCTGATGTAAATCATGTGGAGTTCAAGACTGTACTTTATGGAAGTAGCAAGGGGTTCCAAAGTAAGTTGA includes:
- a CDS encoding metallophosphoesterase family protein is translated as MKIAVMSCIHSNYEALDAVLLDIDQQKAEKIYCLGDLVGYGPYPNAVVAQIRSLDIPSVAGCWDEDIVEGLNSCECGFPSLLAEKRGKLAHEWTDKEIYPENREFLTQLPDIFQEGNLAFVHGSPHSNHEYLLPELDAFVALERVLSTGADVLFCGHTHVPYVRNLTDGNLKVRVKGVLGSDDQSFNAPLKRIINVGSVGEPRHGRPNATYVIYDTETQVVDLREVPYNYQKTCAAIIEKGLPEIFAWRLARGLEFAERADDPTHVCTR
- a CDS encoding GTP-binding protein, coding for MGVSKIIVVAGTVGSGKTNWIYQQLSTNYDRYNSSNQKILYFSPGTGTVPIDQKRLESDFPTIKVFQDGQESDFVKQLESADFVYIELGFYLELNATAQLLANFPHQKVAVLPPNLQDSEWHSWADEIVKGMKIDTYQTQAQIWRVPTIGQVIDEDSLQEFWYEITHHAYGEVIRAKGIFDVNDGRSIYADYVMGIPSASFLELDFPRYLEGRPKRFSGLEVVGTSLNQAALAQTLSDCCLPDAMILQYQQQVKQILAEGMTQ
- a CDS encoding AAA family ATPase, which gives rise to MTTPIDYTKIYTHAPEQHPNLILGSLQLLFWMFFRPTAWRNHLKRIDPILDSNTSLIGILRSNRNILKKAALWKFLFQGFVLLPVLLTIVTRLAVTLILIAFGMSPELVIDFVTVCVAVGVAYGMVVGVVGGVAEGVVGVAYGMVGGVAVGVAYGVVGGVAFGVVVGVAYGMAVGVVIGVVIGVVVGVAFGMAEGGAFGVAYGMAEGVAVGMAVGVGLTIHSWRPFIFHPLLITWNFWLYRLQQGLTYKKPSLLSLYPAFWDEWSYIPFPELDKHLLLVINRNPEEGKAAIKYLAVTRQRWAVQAVQIELDAQMLEGCQNVNNIAEVAPRLEIEASESPVNSILRIFKRISKDIQSGLKQNSNYNQRLVLKSVTDRLEAQIPELTRSDNKYAPRFYPIAQSWREIISKYITELAQQTELRQEIDSPYILAVPLTQEQEIFAGRDDIGTRIEQLILDRRRPPLLLYGQRRMGKTSLLNNLGKLLPSSIIPLFVDLQGAPSSASDYTGFLYNLARGMITSAKKKAVNLPPLTRETLRDDPFTQFDEWLDEVETALAENTALLMLDEFEVLDSAISRGRFDEQDVLGMLRHLIQHRPKFKLMLAGSHTIEEYQRWASYLINVQVVHISYLKENEARQLIERPVKDFTLRYEPNAVERVLQITRCHPFLVQLICAEIVAYKNEQDPSVRRLATLSDVEAAIPEALGTGAFFFADIQNNQIDTIQREILKLIATQGEGAIVSQQTIEQHFPQVWQSTVRLLMQRELIEEASGGYRFQVELIRRWFRVKT